One region of Oncorhynchus mykiss isolate Arlee chromosome 8, USDA_OmykA_1.1, whole genome shotgun sequence genomic DNA includes:
- the LOC110529672 gene encoding meprin A subunit alpha-like yields the protein MSLLGVLCCLGLLLSPSSAFTIRRMSKEKSFAIDADEVIRRDIPFVNSGLKTPVVEGDIALNPGRNALVDPAFRWKFPIPYILADSLDLNAKGVIFQAFEMYRLKSCVDFKPYEGEKSFIKFEKLDGCWSMVGDLQTGQQLSLGPSCDYKGTIMHELLHALGFYHEQSRTDRDDYVDIWWDQVLPGMDHNFDKYADDFITDQNTPYDYESIMHYGPYSFNKDPRYPTITAKDPEMTKVLGQYNDFSSLDLLRLNRMYNCSSSLTLLDQCAFETVNTCGMIQNRNDDGDWVRTMSQPESHDHTLIGQCKDAGFFMNFYTDTGRAGDSAFLESRVLHPKRNLQCLQFFYKMTGSSKDKLVVWTRKEDAKGKVLSPTAAGNFIGDDDHSWKIAHVPLTMDSKFRYAFQGIRGDPANSLGGIQVDDITLAETRCPSGTWRIKNFSEYMKSYATGEYIQSPRFYSPEGYAFGIQLLPNSYYDGYIGAFFHLSTGENDQALEWPAGNRQVTITLLDQDSDVRQRQSFSYSFTTSPTHLIPDSNILYWDNPSKMGTYDPSCDCYHGWTWGWNAYFSHYHLNSRSYLKNDDLILFVEFEDLTPLIKSEVPIKSPVQLRSQD from the exons ATGTCACTACTGGGGGTCTTGTGCTGTCTGGGACTGCTGCTGTCTCCGTCCTCTGCATTCACg ATTAGGCGGATGTCAAAGGAGAAAT CCTTTGCCATTGATGCTGATGAGGTGATACGACGAGACATCCCCTTCGTCAACTCAG GATTGAAGACCCCTGTTGTTGAGGGCGACATTGCATTGAAT CCTGGACGCAATGCCCTTGTGGATCCAGCCTTCAGGTGGAAATTCCCCATCCCTTACATACTGGCTGACAGCCTTG ACCTGAATGCCAAGGGGGTCATTTTCCAGGCCTTTGAGATGTACCGGCTGAAATCCTGTGTGGATTTCAAACCCTATGAAGGAGAGAAGAGCTTTATCAAATTTGAAAAGCTAGATGG GTGCTGGTCTATGGTCGGAGACCTACAGACAGGGCAACAGCTGTCATTGGGCCCATCCTGTGACTACAAAGGCACCATAATGCATGAGCTCCTCCACGCCCTGGGCTTTTACCATGAACAGTCTCGCACCGACCGAGATGACTATGTGGACATCTGGTGGGACCAGGTCCTGCCTG GGATGGACCACAATTTTGATAAATACGCTGACGATTTCATCACCGACCAGAACACGCCATACGACTACGAGTCTATCATGCATTACGGTCCATATTCCTTTAACAAAGACCCACGGTACCCAACCATCACAGCCAAGGACCCAGAGATGACCAAAGTGCTGGGCCAGTACAATGACTTCAGCAGCCTGGATCTACTGAGGCTCAACAGGATGTATAACTGCT CCTCCTCTCTGACCTTGTTGGACCAGTGTGCCTTTGAGACCGTCAACACCTGTGGGATGATCCAGAACCGTAACGATGATGGTGACTGGGTACGCACCATGAGCCAGCCAGAGTCTCATGACCACACTCTCATTGGCCAGTGCAAAG ACGCAGGATTCTTCATGAACTTCTACACCGACACCGGCCGGGCAGGCGACTCAGCCTTTCTGGAATCCAGGGTCCTGCACCCCAAGAGGAATCTGCAGTGTTTGCAGTTCTTCTACAAGATGACTGGAAGCTCCAAGGACAAGCTGGTGGTCTGGACCAGGAAGGAGGATGCTAAAGGCAAAGTCTTATCCCCTACTGCAGCTGGGAATTTCATAG GTGATGACGACCACTCCTGGAAGATTGCCCACGTTCCTTTGACGATGGACTCCAAGTTCCGCTATGCCTTCCAGGGGATCAGGGGCGACCCAGCCAACTCCTTGGGGGGGATCCAGGTGGATGACATCACCCTAG CGGAGACACGCTGCCCCAGTGGAACATGGCGAATCAAGAACTTCAGCGAGTACATGAAGAGTTACGCCACAGGAGAGTACATCCAGAGCCCACGTTTCTACAGCCCCGAGGGCTACGCCTTTGGCATCCAGCTGCTACCCAACTCCTACTACGATGGGTACATTGGGGCCTTCTTCCACCTGAGCACCGGGGAGAACGACCAGGCCCTGGAGTGGCCGGCAGGGAACAGACAGGTCACCATCACACTGCTGGACCAGGACTCTGACGTCAGGCAGAGGCAGTCCTTCTCCTACAGCTTCACCACCAGTCCCACTCATCTCATTCCAG ACTCCAACATATTGTACTGGGACAACCCGTCCAAGATGGGGACGTACGACCCGTCCTGTGACTGTTATCATGGCTGGACCTGGGGCTGGAATGCCTACTTCTCCCACTACCACCTCAATAGTAGGAGCTACCTGAAGAATGATGACCTCATTCTCTTCGTTGAGTTTGAAG ATCTAACTCCGCTGATCAAAAGTGAAGTTCCAATTAAGTCTCCAGTTCAGCTCCGGAGTCAGGACTGA